A stretch of DNA from Fundulus heteroclitus isolate FHET01 chromosome 22, MU-UCD_Fhet_4.1, whole genome shotgun sequence:
AGCAGCTCCATAAGAGCATGGCCCAAAACAGAGGAGTCAGCTGGTCAGGTCAGGACAGCGTGGTTCATCTACGTCTGAAGAAAAATGCGAAAGTCTTGGAAAGGGAGCACAGGTGGTTCAACAGAAGGGTGTAAGAAGCTTTTGAtactaaaaatatgtaaaaaaaaaaaattcctacaATTAGCAGAAGGGGGGCATCTCTCTAACATGTCTTGACCCGTATCCTCCCTCAGTTTGACAGGTGTGTTAACTAGTTGTGACTCATCCTCACAAACATGCTccgctttgtgttggtcaatccCATAGAAAGTGTGGGAAAGTACATTTGTGTTTGTTGCAACATAACAAGATAGGAATATGTTCAGTACATggagtataaaacaaaaataataataataacaagaaTGTAGGTTATTTAATCGGTTACTTGCAAATATTTCCATGACAGGAAGGGGAACGTCGCCCTCTTTGGCAGCGGCCCCGCCAGGAGACTGCAGAGGATTAATTCCCAGGAGGAGCTGGACTTCCGAGACACATCAAGCGGCTCTGACCAATCAGAACTCAGCGGAGAGGATTTCTCAGGAGAACTGGGTTGGACTTCCAACCAGCGGCAAACCTTTCAGAGGTTGGTTCGACAAGTcccagaaagttttttttttttttttttttttaaagtctggtATTAAAAAATCTTCCTACATTAGAAGGGAGGCCAAAGTTGTCCTAAGATGTCTATATCTATAGATTGTTGATGGTATATTTTTGGAAGTACCACCACAATTGATAACTTAAACAAAAACTCTTCTTAGACTTTTGGTGCTGTCCTCATGGTGTGCCTGCAGAGTAATGGAATATGGTCCCGTGTTGAACTAGTGCATTAGCAATGCTTCTAGTCTGGGTTGCAAAGTCTCCATCTCCGATAGCTTTTGGGTCAAGAGTTGAAAAACCTCGGAGCCGAAGACTGAAACCTTTACAAATGATTCTCATCTGTTTTCATCCAGAAACATCTTCCACAGTCCGGAGCGCATGACGGCCAAGAAGAACTTCAGGTTTCAGCCAAAAGCTTCCTGCCCCAAACCACAGGCAAGAGCGTCCCGTCAGCCAGGTGCCAGAGCTCAGTCCAGTTCCAAATTCACCGTGCCCAAACCCTTCCAGATGATGctgagagaagaggagaggaagaggcaCAGGGTGCGCACGCGTTCCGAGGTGGAGCTGGAGAACACGCTGCTGAGGCAAGAGCTGGAGGAGCTCCGGGAATGCCAGAAGAAGTTCAGAGCATCGCCCGCGCCGGCTCACATCCACCTGCCTCTGTATGAGGTCATCAGCCGTCGCCAGAGAGGCAGCGGTAACAATAACAGTGAGATGAGCACGGCGCCTTTCCAGTTCTTGGAAagggagaggagaaagagggaggCCAGGATAGCGGCGGAGCTGGGCAACTTCGGACGTGGAGAGGAGCGACGGGGCTTCAAGGCCTCGCCCCTGCCCAGCTCGGTGTACGGTAGCAGACATGCCAAGAGCCCAAACCGCCCCCGCCAGCTTCAGACTGTCTTCATGATGGAAAGAGAAGCCACAGAGGGCCAAAGTGATAAGAGCTCAGACATGGAGCTGGGTGTCCAGCGGTCAGACGACTTCAGCAGGACCCAGAGATGTTCACCATCCAAGCCAGTGAAGAAGCAGGTGGAGCTGTCCATTGAGATGAAGGAGAGGAGGTAGGCCTTCgctgtcctagtcaaagtccagggcAGCAGCATCTGCACACGTCTGCAGCCAAGCGGATCACAGCTTCCCCTCACTAACAAGTTGCTCTTCTGTAGTGTTAAAAGACTGAGTTTGCAGATGGTTCAACAGCAGCTACAGTCATATCGAAATAATTTAGAagatgcatttctaagaggctcttctgtcagattaaaagcaccGTTTGAAAAAAGCGACAACCTGTTAGCCGTCCCTagacatacttttcattaagtccCCATTCCTGcatcaaaaatgtgttttttttattgctctgaTGCAACATTCTAATCTgaaattctgtgtttttattagctgagaaaaaaaaatcataattaacagaaataaaggtttcataacatcctcagtctgtgttaatgtatataatgtgtttctttAATGAACAGAGTCACTGAAGCAAATgagcttttcaataatattctaatctatTGAATATGCCTGTCTCTGTAACATTGTTAGTAGCTTTTGCAGTACACATCTTTATGAAACAGCGGTACATGAAGTAATGCACAATGATGTTTTAGAGTACTATTAGCCTTGTAGTAAGCCATCTGCCCTGTACAAAATAAAAGTGACTTATTTTGAAGCCTTTCATTCCTGTTTCTTAATGTTTCTCACCCTAGCGGCATGTGCAGCGTGCAACATTTGTCTCCGGTTAAAAGGAGCgtgagaagaaataaaacttaGTTCAATTGTTGTAAACAGCCCTGTGTTACCAGGAGACAGTGAAGGCTAAACTGTTCTAGTAATTgggtgtttttatatttttagataGTTAGGCTACTTACTGATCATTCAGAAAGTAGACGGTTATCTTCATGAACAATTCAGTTCCGGTATGACTTTCTGATATTGTCCATCTGCTGCAGATGCTGACtgaaaatcaaactttaaaacacCATTAGAAAGTCTGATTAAAACTGCTTTAAAggttacaaaatgttttttgcttttattttgttatgtatttattttaactatcttattttggcttttattttcttctgccGTAACAAGACCTGTTGGAAGTGATCTACCCACTAAAGTTAGAATTTGCCTTTTAAAAAGGCTGCATAAACATCCCTCTAGTTTTAGGAGCTGTGCACCTCTGAATGTTAAGTTCTGCATCCATccagaacatctcaagtctccgctaggtgcggagcccatccccccacgtcctgccctcctccacttcgttggcgggcgccttggccccctggcgcattagttggcttcgggtttggggcgggttcccgggcgtgcgccggcccactcccggcggcctcttcgcggggcctggccccccggggggcggccggggccctcgtcgcgggggcggggcacccctggggcctctggccctcagggcccatggccgggaccacttcagcggggctagctgccggcggagcccacgggctcgtctccgcggctcttgagggcgtcggcattgcggtggctggaggatttcctcggggttgtctctgctccttccttgggggggggggggggggggttgtgtcggcccctcctgggcgacctgctttagggacccctttgggagtccagggttacgggtcccctgacgcctgcctctgtgctcggggaaggtgggtcttcggttctccacaatcactatcaagctatttctggataatcttcacctaaactagtgcactttcacatctcccacaggtgctgggtcccaggtattaagtgttcacttatatacagtaatcttataatttatttatttatgttttttcactttcttttttcaaatatcacattacacatgtcagcttacataataatatatatgatttagcaatggcatctaggtgttattcgagtgtatctgttgctttatgtctgttggttgtgctgttctttttgtgtctctttccaggtgatggagcagacaaagaaggttttatcattctctcccttttatctcctctttctttcacctctactctttttttttcttttctttcactttttgttcttcctttactctcccattgtcatgtccatataatttgaaattctccttgcaggaatcataataaagctatttacaagcataaatcaagtggagcactatggcgaaagctgtttgctccacttgtaaaagcaaaaaaaaaaaaaaaaaaaaaaaaaaaaaaaaattctgcatctttctgaggtaaaaaaaaataccctcaACCAAATAACTAACGAAATGAAACATGAATTATCAGTTTGGGTTTTTTCACAGCAGCATACAAACCATAAATATGTATGTACTCTAACATACAtaaaacatgttaataaagCTTAAAATGACTAGTTGTCACAATACTGTTATTGTTTGCTGTCAATATATAACTATTGTCACaaatcaatctatctatctatctatctatctatctatctatctatctatctatctatctatctatctatctatctatctatctatctatctatctatctatctatctagatagatagatttgtGACAATAGTGATATATTGACAGCAAACAATAACAGTATTCTGACAACTAGTCTTTTAAGctttatttacatgttttatgtATGTTAGAGTACATACAtatttctgcaatgttatattGTTAGTTTCATTGCCTTATTATTGCAATATTGTAGCTGTCCAGCAGACGGCGTGCTGCTATACATATTTGAACGTCCATTCAGCTGATTAACGTCTCTCGCGAAAAAAGGCTGGGTGTTTGTGGACAGCCCCACATTAAATAAGCAGGGGTAACAGAGCAGCCGCGCAAGACGTCTGGGACAGCACGCAGTTTATGGTCGGGACCCCGTTAAAGAAAGTTCTCCTTTAAAGCTGGACCCAACGCCACCTGGATCATGCAACGTCAGTTCTTACTGGGTATCTGGATGGGTAAGAGGCAAAATGAACTTTGTTAGCAGCTTTATGCACATGTGGTTTGTCaccggttttttttttttttttttttttcaccggTTTCTGGGTGCGCAGCATGATTTACGTCTAAGCGCTCGAAATGAATGAATCCCAGACGCATTTCTCCGGATCCGCATTTGCAATGGACGGATTGTATGACACTTTATGTGTTAAAGTTACTTTGATGCCGAAAGAGCAGGTGCAACATTATGAAACCATTTTTTCGTTTTTGCACGGAGTGTCATTGAATCCACGGGGACGCACCGTGACCGTCCGCGTAGTTTTATGCAACTTGGCATCAAACGATGAGGCATTTTGAACAATTAAAAAGTCGACCaaagtttattaaaatgatCTATAGAAGCGATGGCTCTTTCTCGCAGCAACATTGAATGCACGTCTCACCATTTTCTCTGTGCATTACCAACTCTGTAGAAATGGTTACCCACATCTACCTGGGTAACATCTAGGTGGTGGAAATTTTTGAGCGGATGTAGGAATGAAGATGGTGGTGGAGGAAGGGAGTGgtggtgtgtgggggggagtAAAAGATGACAGGGGCGGTGTTTTCCACAGATTAGGTCAGAAAACACGTGATCCTATCACAGCCCAGATTTGGCAGATATTATGTTTGAATGTGTTCAGGGCGCACAGCACATTAATGCGCCGTATGTGTATAGATAATTACTCCTCTGTGTCAATTCaaatagacttagacttagacagactttattgtcgttttgtatgcacagagtgcatacaaaacaaactttcgttgcatacagtgaaatgagattgcagttggaataagataacattacaatataaagagcagcagtgataagaatgtaacaatgcaggagaaaaacagtgtgcagaagaatgttccaccatgtttatggtgcaaaaataatggtgcaaaaaggcattgatatgaaaaagttcagtgcaatacaaaataatatggtgcaaaaatgcagtaaacataAAGTTGTGTGAATTTAGATTATAAAAGTTggtagtgcaaaataatgatgcatGTGTgatttagagttcaacagttcaacagtctgatggcagcggggaaaaagctgttgtagaacctggtggacctgcagtggATGCTGTGAAATCTCTTctcagagggcagcagggagaacagtccctCCACACTGACTGACCAGGAAAATAATGACATTACAAGAGTTTGATGGATAACATTTTAAGAAACATTGACTATCCTGTTTTCCTGCTGTGTTTCTACATGCTCTATTGTCTTTACACGCCTGAGCAAAATAGGAACAAGTTGAGTAATTCCCTTCCCGTGCCTGTGTGTTTAGCACTTTCCTTAtcattttaaacttaatttgtgGTTTAAATGttgattgttgttgttattgtaatTTTTAGCAGATGAGGCCAGTTTCAGTCATGGAATTGATGCAGAGGGACAGAATAATGCCAGCGTGAAGAGGGGTAGAAGGAGGAGAAGACAGATATGGTGGGGCAGGAGAAAGAGGAGtaggtgatggaggaggaggaaccaccaaaaaaaataaaaaagtgccgGGTACAGGTGCAGGGCTAGGTTGGTAGTAGGTCTTTGCAATGGATTACAGATCTAAGGATTGCAGTCCAAGGCCATTTGACATCTTGTAGCTAATAGGCTGAAAAGGCTGATTCGTTTCAGGCCCAGCTGGTGTTTCTGGAtatagctgttgttttttttgtaccttAATGTTTGCTTTGAATGTTATGATAAGTTGCTAGTTTATTCAACTTTTATAAACAGAAATAGTTTTGATTTCTatcattaaacacacacatggcTTTAGTTGTTGAAACAAAGTGTTTTTATACTACAAATAAAGTATTCACGTCCAAATTACGTTTCCACTTGCACCCGTCGTGCGATCAGATGAAAGGCCTCTCCAAACGAGGCTCCTGGGTGGAATTTTAACCCATgcccacctctggttactgatatcTGCTTTTAAGAGGAGAAAAAAGTTTTGCTTTACCACTGACACAATCAGTGACATGGGCCACATGAGTTTTTGCTTTAGTGGAAAGGGTTGGTACATAAGCAGCAGATAAAAGATACAACTTATCTGCCAGTTCTGTCTTGAACAGGTTTCTCTTATTTTGAACACACCACACAACAGGTTTTGCATAAGGGTGTGGTTGGAATGCAGTTTATCTCACCCCTGAAGTTAGATGATTTCCTGCATTTTCATCGGTCGCAGGGTGGCATCTAGACTACAATACAAGAAAAGACACTGCATGTATTAGATGTAAATCAAATGTACAAACTCTCCTTAAGTACTTTGATGGCTATCACTGTGGGCATAAATAGCTCCTGGAGCTGTCTGTGTTGCAGTGGGTTTGAAAAAACCTGTGACTGAAGACTATCAGTGATTGAGCTGCCATGTTTTGAAGGAGATGAGAGCTGaccacatccatccattttctaacatacctatccctcatggggtcgcaaggggtgctggtgccaatctccagctgtcaatgaacAAGAGGcgtggtacaccctggacaggtcaccagtctatcacaggacaacacagagacaaacaggacaataaaaccattcacgcacacacacactcacacctagggagaatttagagaggccaattaacctaacagtcatactttttggactgtaggaggaagccagagtacccggagagaacccatgcatgcacagggagaacatgcaactacatgcagaaagacccacgGTCGGACTCGAACCCAGTGtagctgcaaggcagcagtgctacccactgttccactgtgcagccccgaGCTGACCACAATGCTTTAAATTGTTGGAACTGTTTTACACTGAGGAGGCAACTGTAGAGCCCTACAGAGAGCAGGGCCAGCCAGAATTCAACAACTTGTTAACCTTTTTCACAGATCCATGTCATTTATGAAGCTTAAAGCTAATGCTGTCTTGATTTATGTCACATTAAGCTCTACAAAAAGTTTCCTAGTAGGATTTTTGTTGGCCTGCCTTGGTCCCAAACCACACTAATCTTTGATTAGAGCCCATTTTTGCTGCCTTTGTACCAAGATTTCTTCAACTAATGGCTTCTCACGTATTATTAGTTTCAAACCGGAAATTGTGACGATacaagcacatttttttttttttgtcacagcttTGGTGCAGAGAAGTTTGTCCTCCATGGA
This window harbors:
- the LOC105933311 gene encoding protein FAM161A → MAVMYRSAALENDELRALYGEERAIYFEKDEDCISEENDQDSESSEDGNGGRGVHSSLSLENYVLQKEERVYFSNQEYYRRLEELKSAHLRNMAELERMYISQGQDREEDEALGRGRNKEAKQTLWKGNVALFGSGPARRLQRINSQEELDFRDTSSGSDQSELSGEDFSGELGWTSNQRQTFQRNIFHSPERMTAKKNFRFQPKASCPKPQARASRQPGARAQSSSKFTVPKPFQMMLREEERKRHRVRTRSEVELENTLLRQELEELRECQKKFRASPAPAHIHLPLYEVISRRQRGSGNNNSEMSTAPFQFLERERRKREARIAAELGNFGRGEERRGFKASPLPSSVYGSRHAKSPNRPRQLQTVFMMEREATEGQSDKSSDMELGVQRSDDFSRTQRCSPSKPVKKQVELSIEMKERR